Proteins co-encoded in one Nicotiana sylvestris chromosome 7, ASM39365v2, whole genome shotgun sequence genomic window:
- the LOC138872880 gene encoding uncharacterized protein: MDEYEEEMEENPFADINEYIEDTNAIVPLIVGAATFKVEHGLILMLKAEGFFRNSTDDDPTQHLTNFLGVCAMHKQNNVSDDALRLRVFKYSLAGEARKWLQNMPPNSIHSWPELIRAFLAKWFPQSKKSELRDKIFFFKQLPGEHLHEAWERFKLYLVRSPNHGFLESILLEKFYMGLDTMNQSIANNATDESFMDKTFARITQILDKMVKHNQVWNSEDTTSGIAYGTPSLTNMIKENQERDQVIAGLATNANMLTKMFIEIQTKKVNVVEDVQPLSNEDYEEANYVNNSQGGYQRQQYQAKKVLEELKVQEVNREEVKEKVKETPKTLPPIPRPPPPFPQRLSRKVDNSKLEKFYDILKQLSVNILFVEAFQEMPGFANYLKDLITKKKTTKNEVLNVTYRVSSTIATTTIQKKEDVGAFIIPCTIGACDFKRALCDNGASINLMPLAIYKQAGLGMLRPTSMSLQMADRSIKSPVGIVDNVLVKVGEFHLPADFVILDCAVDKEIFIVLGRPFLATRRALMDSERNEIMFHVNDEEVTFQEIKGMKLRHEYKSISVIDVVDEVEDAVEMKMEEQCLGEALAAILVNFDGEDMEGYMESVEQLLNVLKEHRQAIGWTIADIRGIPAGICEHKIQLENESKPSVKHQQRLNPSMQEW, from the exons ATGGATGAATACGAggaagaaatggaagaaaatccttttgcggacataaatgagtacattgaggatacaaatgctattgtacctcTCATAGTTGGCGCTGCTACTTTCAAGgtggaacatggtttaatcctAATGCTCAAAGCGGAGGGGTTTTTCAGGAATTCCACTGATGATGATCCAACACAACATCTTACAAACTTCTTGGGTGTGTGTGCGATGCACAAACAGAACAACGTCTCAGATGATGCCCTAAGGTTGAGGGTGTTCAAGTACTCACTAGCTGGGGAAGCAAGGAAATGGCTTCAAAATATGCCACCAAATTCCATTCATTCTTGGCCTGAACTTATCCGAGCATTCTTAGCTAAATGGTTCCCACAAAGCAAGAAATCTGAGCTccgggataaaattttctttttcaagcaacTACCGGGAGAGCATTTACATGAGGCATGGGAGCGATTCAAGTTATATTTGGTGAGGTCGCCTAATCATGGTTTTCTAGAGTCTATCTTGTTAGAGAAATTCTACATGGGTTTAGATACTATGAACCAATCTATAGCCAATAATGCAACTGATGAATCTTTTATGGATAAGACTTTTGCAAGGATCACACAAATCCTTGACAAAATGGTAAAACATAACCAAGTGTGGAACTCAGAAGACACCACAAGTGGAATTGCTTATGGTACTCCCTCCTTGACCAACATGATTAAggagaaccaagaaagagatcAAGTAATTGCAGGGCTTGCCACCAATGCCAATATGTTGACAAAAATGTTCATTGAAATCCAAACGAAGAAGGTAAATGTAGTGGAAGATGTGCAACCCTTATCAAATGAAGATTATGAGGAAGCAaactatgtcaacaactctcaaggaggctatcaaaggcaacaataccaag CTAAAAAGGTTCTGGAAGAGTTGAAAGTTCAAGAAGTGAATCGGGAAgaggtaaaggaaaaggtaaaagagacaccaaaaaccctaccacctattcctagacctcctcctccTTTCCCTCAAAGACTTTCTAGGAAGGTTGATAATAGCAAACTCGAAAAGTTCTATGACATTCTCAAGCAGTTATCGGTGAATATCCTatttgtggaagcatttcaagagatgccGGGTTTTGCTAACTATTTGAAAGACTTGATCACCAAGAAGAAAACTACCAAGAATgaagtgttgaatgtgacttacCGAGTTAGTTCCACCATTGCAACAACCACcattcaaaagaaagaagacGTGGGAGCTTTCAtcattccatgcactattggggcgTGTGATTTTAAAAGAGCTCTTTGTGATAATGGGGCTAGCATCAACTTAATGCCTCTTGCTATTTACAAGCAAGCGGGGTTAGGTATGCTGAGGCCTACAAGTATGAGTTTGCAAATGGCCGATCGTTCCATAAAGAGCCCCGTGGGAATTGTTGATAATGTGCTTGTGAAAGTGGGAGAGTTCCATTTGCCCGCCGATTTTGTAATCCTTGATTGTGCAGTTGACAAAGAGATCTTTATCGTCTTGGGGAGACCATTTCTTGCCACAAGAAGAGCATTGATGGATTCAGAACGGAATGAGATCATGTTCCATGTGAATGATGAAGAGGTCACATTCCAAGAAATCAAGGGTATGAAACTGCGACATGAATACAAAAGCATCTCGGTAATTGATGTTGTTGATGAGGTGGAAGATGCAGTCGAAATGaagatggaagaacaatgcctCGGTGAGGCGTTGGCAGCTATTTTGGTAAATTTCGATGGTGAAGACATGGAGGGGTACATGGAATCG gtagaacaattGTTGAATGTCTTGAAGGAGCATAGGCAAGCTATTGGGTGGACAATTGCGGACATCCGAGGGATTCCTGCCGGAATTTGCGAACACAAAATCCAATTGGAGAATGAGAGTAAACCAAGTGTGAAGCATCAACAAAGGCTAAACCCTTCCATGCAGGAgtggtaa